The proteins below are encoded in one region of Drosophila santomea strain STO CAGO 1482 chromosome 2R, Prin_Dsan_1.1, whole genome shotgun sequence:
- the LOC120445041 gene encoding resistance to inhibitors of cholinesterase protein 3 isoform X7 produces MPATATSKQRAPLVEEGMTPKKTALIIVTVIGCIAILWPKVFHPMMFGGVPPTQPNLKDPRAAPGGLRQERPAHLHPESIYQAMRERGRAIPATPTVPILERKTSPSNPPPRIVDGRPGPIPGMRPPMGAGALHQPQQRGSSMGFLMPLYTIGIVVFFGYTLMKIMFKKQVPNEPYGAAPANPAFRQEVFGQQNHSQVEDLGGSKLGAAAAKKPAAKDTEKELYNASVSATEVATSLSASLKSHQQLKEAEQLMEIEKLRQKLESTERAMAQLVAEMNTDQYEAKKNDNEKTRVQADKQNLSNGHAKPTDDQNPEQETAALGARKRRDLSAERELTVLGMELTASCEGGHKWTGRPPTPVFRAPSEHSKLEDNLPEPQSIYLEGALAHESQILVADSQIKREEVYDSELNGSAEEPAIILSSRMTLSLINLDANQQNGNAGKSPVESPLADDIEIIGHDEQ; encoded by the exons ATGCCCGCTACAGCCACATCCAAGCAGAGAGCTCCGCTCGTCGAGGAGGGCATGACGCCCAAGAAAACCGCTTTGATCATTGTCACCGTGATCGGATGCATTGCCATCCTGTGGCCAAAGGTCTTCCATCCCATGATGTTCGGCGGCGTTCCGCCGACCCAGCCAAACTTGAAGGATCCGCGCGCAGCTCCAGGCG GTCTGCGCCAGGAGCGTCCAGCCCACCTGCATCCGGAATCCATATACCAGGCCATGAGGGAGCGGGGTCGCGCCATtcccgccacgcccaccgttCCGATTCTGGAGCGGAAGACTTCGCCCAGTAATCCGCCGCCGCGGATCGTCGACGGACGG CCCGGACCCATTCCTGGAATGCGTCCGCCCATGGGCGCCGGTGCACTGCATCAGCCACAACAGCGGGGCAGCAGCATGGGATTCCTAATGCCACTCTACACCATCGGAATCGTGGTCTTCTTCGGCTACACCCTAATGAAG ATTATGTTCAAGAAGCAAGTGCCCAATGAACCGTACGGAGCGGCACCAGCCAATCCTGCTTTCCGGCAGGAGGTCTTCGGACAACAGAACCACAGTCAGGTGGAGGACTTGGGCGGCAGCAAACTGG GAGCTGCCGCCGCAAAGAAGCCGGCCGCCAAGGACACCGAAAAGGAGCTGTACAACGCCAGTGTGTCGGCCACCGAGGTGGCCACCAGTTTGTCCGCCTCGCTGAAGAGCCACCAGCAGCTGAAGGAGGCCGAGCAGCTGATGGAGATCGAGAAGCTGCGCCAGAAACTCGAGAGCACGGAGCGGGCGATGGCCCAGTTGGTGGCCGAAATGAACACCGATCAGTATGAGGCAAAG AAaaacgacaacgaaaaaacgAGAGTGCAAGCAGACAAGCAGAACCTTTCCAACGGACATGCAAAGCCCACGGACGACCAAAATCCGGAGCAGGAGACAGCGGCGCTGGGAGCCAGGAAACGCCGGGATCTGAGCGCTGAACGGGAACTGACG GTACTCGGCATGGAGTTAACAGCCAGTTGCGAGGGCGGCCACAAGTGGACTGGACGCCCTCCAACGCCTGTTTTCCGAGCGCCAAGCGAACAT TCCAAATTGGAAGACAATCTGCCGGAGCCGCAGTCCATTTACTTGGAAGGCGCCCTGGCACACGAGTCTCAGATTTTGGTGGCCGACTCCCAGATCAAACGCGAAGAAGTCTACGACTCGGAGCTCAATGGCTCAGCCGAGGAACCAGCC ATCATTCTCAGCAGCAGAATGACATTGTCATTGATTAATTTGGATGCAAATCAACAAAATGGGAATGCAGGCAAATCCCCAGTGGAAAGTCCTCTGGCTGATGACATCGAAATAATTGGACACGACGAGCAGTAG
- the LOC120445041 gene encoding resistance to inhibitors of cholinesterase protein 3 isoform X6, translating into MPATATSKQRAPLVEEGMTPKKTALIIVTVIGCIAILWPKVFHPMMFGGVPPTQPNLKDPRAAPGGLRQERPAHLHPESIYQAMRERGRAIPATPTVPILERKTSPSNPPPRIVDGRPGPIPGMRPPMGAGALHQPQQRGSSMGFLMPLYTIGIVVFFGYTLMKIMFKKQVPNEPYGAAPANPAFRQEVFGQQNHSQVEDLGGSKLGWREHQTRAAAAKKPAAKDTEKELYNASVSATEVATSLSASLKSHQQLKEAEQLMEIEKLRQKLESTERAMAQLVAEMNTDQYEAKKNDNEKTRVQADKQNLSNGHAKPTDDQNPEQETAALGARKRRDLSAERELTVLGMELTASCEGGHKWTGRPPTPVFRAPSEHSKLEDNLPEPQSIYLEGALAHESQILVADSQIKREEVYDSELNGSAEEPAIILSSRMTLSLINLDANQQNGNAGKSPVESPLADDIEIIGHDEQ; encoded by the exons ATGCCCGCTACAGCCACATCCAAGCAGAGAGCTCCGCTCGTCGAGGAGGGCATGACGCCCAAGAAAACCGCTTTGATCATTGTCACCGTGATCGGATGCATTGCCATCCTGTGGCCAAAGGTCTTCCATCCCATGATGTTCGGCGGCGTTCCGCCGACCCAGCCAAACTTGAAGGATCCGCGCGCAGCTCCAGGCG GTCTGCGCCAGGAGCGTCCAGCCCACCTGCATCCGGAATCCATATACCAGGCCATGAGGGAGCGGGGTCGCGCCATtcccgccacgcccaccgttCCGATTCTGGAGCGGAAGACTTCGCCCAGTAATCCGCCGCCGCGGATCGTCGACGGACGG CCCGGACCCATTCCTGGAATGCGTCCGCCCATGGGCGCCGGTGCACTGCATCAGCCACAACAGCGGGGCAGCAGCATGGGATTCCTAATGCCACTCTACACCATCGGAATCGTGGTCTTCTTCGGCTACACCCTAATGAAG ATTATGTTCAAGAAGCAAGTGCCCAATGAACCGTACGGAGCGGCACCAGCCAATCCTGCTTTCCGGCAGGAGGTCTTCGGACAACAGAACCACAGTCAGGTGGAGGACTTGGGCGGCAGCAAACTGG GCTGGCGAGAGCATCAGACAA GAGCTGCCGCCGCAAAGAAGCCGGCCGCCAAGGACACCGAAAAGGAGCTGTACAACGCCAGTGTGTCGGCCACCGAGGTGGCCACCAGTTTGTCCGCCTCGCTGAAGAGCCACCAGCAGCTGAAGGAGGCCGAGCAGCTGATGGAGATCGAGAAGCTGCGCCAGAAACTCGAGAGCACGGAGCGGGCGATGGCCCAGTTGGTGGCCGAAATGAACACCGATCAGTATGAGGCAAAG AAaaacgacaacgaaaaaacgAGAGTGCAAGCAGACAAGCAGAACCTTTCCAACGGACATGCAAAGCCCACGGACGACCAAAATCCGGAGCAGGAGACAGCGGCGCTGGGAGCCAGGAAACGCCGGGATCTGAGCGCTGAACGGGAACTGACG GTACTCGGCATGGAGTTAACAGCCAGTTGCGAGGGCGGCCACAAGTGGACTGGACGCCCTCCAACGCCTGTTTTCCGAGCGCCAAGCGAACAT TCCAAATTGGAAGACAATCTGCCGGAGCCGCAGTCCATTTACTTGGAAGGCGCCCTGGCACACGAGTCTCAGATTTTGGTGGCCGACTCCCAGATCAAACGCGAAGAAGTCTACGACTCGGAGCTCAATGGCTCAGCCGAGGAACCAGCC ATCATTCTCAGCAGCAGAATGACATTGTCATTGATTAATTTGGATGCAAATCAACAAAATGGGAATGCAGGCAAATCCCCAGTGGAAAGTCCTCTGGCTGATGACATCGAAATAATTGGACACGACGAGCAGTAG
- the LOC120445041 gene encoding uncharacterized protein LOC120445041 isoform X12, which produces MPATATSKQRAPLVEEGMTPKKTALIIVTVIGCIAILWPKVFHPMMFGGVPPTQPNLKDPRAAPGGLRQERPAHLHPESIYQAMRERGRAIPATPTVPILERKTSPSNPPPRIVDGRPGPIPGMRPPMGAGALHQPQQRGSSMGFLMPLYTIGIVVFFGYTLMKIMFKKQVPNEPYGAAPANPAFRQEVFGQQNHSQVEDLGGSKLVVTAIQGLIDAADEQLNGPDKQRATSDTETDSNKKNDNEKTRVQADKQNLSNGHAKPTDDQNPEQETAALGARKRRDLSAERELTVLGMELTASCEGGHKWTGRPPTPVFRAPSEHSKLEDNLPEPQSIYLEGALAHESQILVADSQIKREEVYDSELNGSAEEPAIILSSRMTLSLINLDANQQNGNAGKSPVESPLADDIEIIGHDEQ; this is translated from the exons ATGCCCGCTACAGCCACATCCAAGCAGAGAGCTCCGCTCGTCGAGGAGGGCATGACGCCCAAGAAAACCGCTTTGATCATTGTCACCGTGATCGGATGCATTGCCATCCTGTGGCCAAAGGTCTTCCATCCCATGATGTTCGGCGGCGTTCCGCCGACCCAGCCAAACTTGAAGGATCCGCGCGCAGCTCCAGGCG GTCTGCGCCAGGAGCGTCCAGCCCACCTGCATCCGGAATCCATATACCAGGCCATGAGGGAGCGGGGTCGCGCCATtcccgccacgcccaccgttCCGATTCTGGAGCGGAAGACTTCGCCCAGTAATCCGCCGCCGCGGATCGTCGACGGACGG CCCGGACCCATTCCTGGAATGCGTCCGCCCATGGGCGCCGGTGCACTGCATCAGCCACAACAGCGGGGCAGCAGCATGGGATTCCTAATGCCACTCTACACCATCGGAATCGTGGTCTTCTTCGGCTACACCCTAATGAAG ATTATGTTCAAGAAGCAAGTGCCCAATGAACCGTACGGAGCGGCACCAGCCAATCCTGCTTTCCGGCAGGAGGTCTTCGGACAACAGAACCACAGTCAGGTGGAGGACTTGGGCGGCAGCAAACTGG TTGTAACGGCCATACAAGGTCTGATAGACGCGGCCGACGAGCAATTGAATGGCCCAGACAAGCAGAGGGCGACGAGCGATACTGAAACTGATTCGAATAAG AAaaacgacaacgaaaaaacgAGAGTGCAAGCAGACAAGCAGAACCTTTCCAACGGACATGCAAAGCCCACGGACGACCAAAATCCGGAGCAGGAGACAGCGGCGCTGGGAGCCAGGAAACGCCGGGATCTGAGCGCTGAACGGGAACTGACG GTACTCGGCATGGAGTTAACAGCCAGTTGCGAGGGCGGCCACAAGTGGACTGGACGCCCTCCAACGCCTGTTTTCCGAGCGCCAAGCGAACAT TCCAAATTGGAAGACAATCTGCCGGAGCCGCAGTCCATTTACTTGGAAGGCGCCCTGGCACACGAGTCTCAGATTTTGGTGGCCGACTCCCAGATCAAACGCGAAGAAGTCTACGACTCGGAGCTCAATGGCTCAGCCGAGGAACCAGCC ATCATTCTCAGCAGCAGAATGACATTGTCATTGATTAATTTGGATGCAAATCAACAAAATGGGAATGCAGGCAAATCCCCAGTGGAAAGTCCTCTGGCTGATGACATCGAAATAATTGGACACGACGAGCAGTAG
- the LOC120445041 gene encoding uncharacterized protein LOC120445041 isoform X2 yields MPATATSKQRAPLVEEGMTPKKTALIIVTVIGCIAILWPKVFHPMMFGGVPPTQPNLKDPRAAPGGCCDVVLDREQFLNASKKETVEPFGPHLYRKQINVYTGEISLRQERPAHLHPESIYQAMRERGRAIPATPTVPILERKTSPSNPPPRIVDGRPGPIPGMRPPMGAGALHQPQQRGSSMGFLMPLYTIGIVVFFGYTLMKIMFKKQVPNEPYGAAPANPAFRQEVFGQQNHSQVEDLGGSKLGAAAAKKPAAKDTEKELYNASVSATEVATSLSASLKSHQQLKEAEQLMEIEKLRQKLESTERAMAQLVAEMNTDQYEAKKNDNEKTRVQADKQNLSNGHAKPTDDQNPEQETAALGARKRRDLSAERELTVLGMELTASCEGGHKWTGRPPTPVFRAPSEHSKLEDNLPEPQSIYLEGALAHESQILVADSQIKREEVYDSELNGSAEEPAIILSSRMTLSLINLDANQQNGNAGKSPVESPLADDIEIIGHDEQ; encoded by the exons ATGCCCGCTACAGCCACATCCAAGCAGAGAGCTCCGCTCGTCGAGGAGGGCATGACGCCCAAGAAAACCGCTTTGATCATTGTCACCGTGATCGGATGCATTGCCATCCTGTGGCCAAAGGTCTTCCATCCCATGATGTTCGGCGGCGTTCCGCCGACCCAGCCAAACTTGAAGGATCCGCGCGCAGCTCCAGGCG GATGTTGTGATGTCGTGCTGGACAGGGAGCAGTTCCTGAACGCCTCCAAGAAGGAAACTGTCGAGCCCTTCGGTCCGCATTTGTATCGCAAGCAAATCAATGTTTACACGGGCGAAATCA GTCTGCGCCAGGAGCGTCCAGCCCACCTGCATCCGGAATCCATATACCAGGCCATGAGGGAGCGGGGTCGCGCCATtcccgccacgcccaccgttCCGATTCTGGAGCGGAAGACTTCGCCCAGTAATCCGCCGCCGCGGATCGTCGACGGACGG CCCGGACCCATTCCTGGAATGCGTCCGCCCATGGGCGCCGGTGCACTGCATCAGCCACAACAGCGGGGCAGCAGCATGGGATTCCTAATGCCACTCTACACCATCGGAATCGTGGTCTTCTTCGGCTACACCCTAATGAAG ATTATGTTCAAGAAGCAAGTGCCCAATGAACCGTACGGAGCGGCACCAGCCAATCCTGCTTTCCGGCAGGAGGTCTTCGGACAACAGAACCACAGTCAGGTGGAGGACTTGGGCGGCAGCAAACTGG GAGCTGCCGCCGCAAAGAAGCCGGCCGCCAAGGACACCGAAAAGGAGCTGTACAACGCCAGTGTGTCGGCCACCGAGGTGGCCACCAGTTTGTCCGCCTCGCTGAAGAGCCACCAGCAGCTGAAGGAGGCCGAGCAGCTGATGGAGATCGAGAAGCTGCGCCAGAAACTCGAGAGCACGGAGCGGGCGATGGCCCAGTTGGTGGCCGAAATGAACACCGATCAGTATGAGGCAAAG AAaaacgacaacgaaaaaacgAGAGTGCAAGCAGACAAGCAGAACCTTTCCAACGGACATGCAAAGCCCACGGACGACCAAAATCCGGAGCAGGAGACAGCGGCGCTGGGAGCCAGGAAACGCCGGGATCTGAGCGCTGAACGGGAACTGACG GTACTCGGCATGGAGTTAACAGCCAGTTGCGAGGGCGGCCACAAGTGGACTGGACGCCCTCCAACGCCTGTTTTCCGAGCGCCAAGCGAACAT TCCAAATTGGAAGACAATCTGCCGGAGCCGCAGTCCATTTACTTGGAAGGCGCCCTGGCACACGAGTCTCAGATTTTGGTGGCCGACTCCCAGATCAAACGCGAAGAAGTCTACGACTCGGAGCTCAATGGCTCAGCCGAGGAACCAGCC ATCATTCTCAGCAGCAGAATGACATTGTCATTGATTAATTTGGATGCAAATCAACAAAATGGGAATGCAGGCAAATCCCCAGTGGAAAGTCCTCTGGCTGATGACATCGAAATAATTGGACACGACGAGCAGTAG
- the LOC120445041 gene encoding uncharacterized protein LOC120445041 isoform X13, giving the protein MPATATSKQRAPLVEEGMTPKKTALIIVTVIGCIAILWPKVFHPMMFGGVPPTQPNLKDPRAAPGGLRQERPAHLHPESIYQAMRERGRAIPATPTVPILERKTSPSNPPPRIVDGRPGPIPGMRPPMGAGALHQPQQRGSSMGFLMPLYTIGIVVFFGYTLMKIMFKKQVPNEPYGAAPANPAFRQEVFGQQNHSQVEDLGGSKLVVTAIQGLIDAADEQLNGPDKQRATSDTETDSNKKNDNEKTRVQADKQNLSNGHAKPTDDQNPEQETAALGARKRRDLSAERELTSKLEDNLPEPQSIYLEGALAHESQILVADSQIKREEVYDSELNGSAEEPAIILSSRMTLSLINLDANQQNGNAGKSPVESPLADDIEIIGHDEQ; this is encoded by the exons ATGCCCGCTACAGCCACATCCAAGCAGAGAGCTCCGCTCGTCGAGGAGGGCATGACGCCCAAGAAAACCGCTTTGATCATTGTCACCGTGATCGGATGCATTGCCATCCTGTGGCCAAAGGTCTTCCATCCCATGATGTTCGGCGGCGTTCCGCCGACCCAGCCAAACTTGAAGGATCCGCGCGCAGCTCCAGGCG GTCTGCGCCAGGAGCGTCCAGCCCACCTGCATCCGGAATCCATATACCAGGCCATGAGGGAGCGGGGTCGCGCCATtcccgccacgcccaccgttCCGATTCTGGAGCGGAAGACTTCGCCCAGTAATCCGCCGCCGCGGATCGTCGACGGACGG CCCGGACCCATTCCTGGAATGCGTCCGCCCATGGGCGCCGGTGCACTGCATCAGCCACAACAGCGGGGCAGCAGCATGGGATTCCTAATGCCACTCTACACCATCGGAATCGTGGTCTTCTTCGGCTACACCCTAATGAAG ATTATGTTCAAGAAGCAAGTGCCCAATGAACCGTACGGAGCGGCACCAGCCAATCCTGCTTTCCGGCAGGAGGTCTTCGGACAACAGAACCACAGTCAGGTGGAGGACTTGGGCGGCAGCAAACTGG TTGTAACGGCCATACAAGGTCTGATAGACGCGGCCGACGAGCAATTGAATGGCCCAGACAAGCAGAGGGCGACGAGCGATACTGAAACTGATTCGAATAAG AAaaacgacaacgaaaaaacgAGAGTGCAAGCAGACAAGCAGAACCTTTCCAACGGACATGCAAAGCCCACGGACGACCAAAATCCGGAGCAGGAGACAGCGGCGCTGGGAGCCAGGAAACGCCGGGATCTGAGCGCTGAACGGGAACTGACG TCCAAATTGGAAGACAATCTGCCGGAGCCGCAGTCCATTTACTTGGAAGGCGCCCTGGCACACGAGTCTCAGATTTTGGTGGCCGACTCCCAGATCAAACGCGAAGAAGTCTACGACTCGGAGCTCAATGGCTCAGCCGAGGAACCAGCC ATCATTCTCAGCAGCAGAATGACATTGTCATTGATTAATTTGGATGCAAATCAACAAAATGGGAATGCAGGCAAATCCCCAGTGGAAAGTCCTCTGGCTGATGACATCGAAATAATTGGACACGACGAGCAGTAG
- the LOC120445041 gene encoding resistance to inhibitors of cholinesterase protein 3 isoform X3, producing MPATATSKQRAPLVEEGMTPKKTALIIVTVIGCIAILWPKVFHPMMFGGVPPTQPNLKDPRAAPGGCCDVVLDREQFLNASKKETVEPFGPHLYRKQINVYTGEISLRQERPAHLHPESIYQAMRERGRAIPATPTVPILERKTSPSNPPPRIVDGRPGPIPGMRPPMGAGALHQPQQRGSSMGFLMPLYTIGIVVFFGYTLMKIMFKKQVPNEPYGAAPANPAFRQEVFGQQNHSQVEDLGGSKLGWREHQTRAAAAKKPAAKDTEKELYNASVSATEVATSLSASLKSHQQLKEAEQLMEIEKLRQKLESTERAMAQLVAEMNTDQYEAKKNDNEKTRVQADKQNLSNGHAKPTDDQNPEQETAALGARKRRDLSAERELTNIGAGTRHGVNSQLRGRPQVDWTPSNACFPSAKRTFQIGRQSAGAAVHLLGRRPGTRVSDFGGRLPDQTRRSLRLGAQWLSRGTSHHSQQQNDIVID from the exons ATGCCCGCTACAGCCACATCCAAGCAGAGAGCTCCGCTCGTCGAGGAGGGCATGACGCCCAAGAAAACCGCTTTGATCATTGTCACCGTGATCGGATGCATTGCCATCCTGTGGCCAAAGGTCTTCCATCCCATGATGTTCGGCGGCGTTCCGCCGACCCAGCCAAACTTGAAGGATCCGCGCGCAGCTCCAGGCG GATGTTGTGATGTCGTGCTGGACAGGGAGCAGTTCCTGAACGCCTCCAAGAAGGAAACTGTCGAGCCCTTCGGTCCGCATTTGTATCGCAAGCAAATCAATGTTTACACGGGCGAAATCA GTCTGCGCCAGGAGCGTCCAGCCCACCTGCATCCGGAATCCATATACCAGGCCATGAGGGAGCGGGGTCGCGCCATtcccgccacgcccaccgttCCGATTCTGGAGCGGAAGACTTCGCCCAGTAATCCGCCGCCGCGGATCGTCGACGGACGG CCCGGACCCATTCCTGGAATGCGTCCGCCCATGGGCGCCGGTGCACTGCATCAGCCACAACAGCGGGGCAGCAGCATGGGATTCCTAATGCCACTCTACACCATCGGAATCGTGGTCTTCTTCGGCTACACCCTAATGAAG ATTATGTTCAAGAAGCAAGTGCCCAATGAACCGTACGGAGCGGCACCAGCCAATCCTGCTTTCCGGCAGGAGGTCTTCGGACAACAGAACCACAGTCAGGTGGAGGACTTGGGCGGCAGCAAACTGG GCTGGCGAGAGCATCAGACAA GAGCTGCCGCCGCAAAGAAGCCGGCCGCCAAGGACACCGAAAAGGAGCTGTACAACGCCAGTGTGTCGGCCACCGAGGTGGCCACCAGTTTGTCCGCCTCGCTGAAGAGCCACCAGCAGCTGAAGGAGGCCGAGCAGCTGATGGAGATCGAGAAGCTGCGCCAGAAACTCGAGAGCACGGAGCGGGCGATGGCCCAGTTGGTGGCCGAAATGAACACCGATCAGTATGAGGCAAAG AAaaacgacaacgaaaaaacgAGAGTGCAAGCAGACAAGCAGAACCTTTCCAACGGACATGCAAAGCCCACGGACGACCAAAATCCGGAGCAGGAGACAGCGGCGCTGGGAGCCAGGAAACGCCGGGATCTGAGCGCTGAACGGGAACTGACG AATATTGGTGCAGGTACTCGGCATGGAGTTAACAGCCAGTTGCGAGGGCGGCCACAAGTGGACTGGACGCCCTCCAACGCCTGTTTTCCGAGCGCCAAGCGAACAT TCCAAATTGGAAGACAATCTGCCGGAGCCGCAGTCCATTTACTTGGAAGGCGCCCTGGCACACGAGTCTCAGATTTTGGTGGCCGACTCCCAGATCAAACGCGAAGAAGTCTACGACTCGGAGCTCAATGGCTCAGCCGAGGAACCAGCC ATCATTCTCAGCAGCAGAATGACATTGTCATTGATTAA
- the LOC120445041 gene encoding uncharacterized protein LOC120445041 isoform X14 — translation MPATATSKQRAPLVEEGMTPKKTALIIVTVIGCIAILWPKVFHPMMFGGVPPTQPNLKDPRAAPGGCCDVVLDREQFLNASKKETVEPFGPHLYRKQINVYTGEISLRQERPAHLHPESIYQAMRERGRAIPATPTVPILERKTSPSNPPPRIVDGRPGPIPGMRPPMGAGALHQPQQRGSSMGFLMPLYTIGIVVFFGYTLMKIMFKKQVPNEPYGAAPANPAFRQEVFGQQNHSQVEDLGGSKLGWREHQTRAAAAKKPAAKDTEKELYNASVSATEVATSLSASLKSHQQLKEAEQLMEIEKLRQKLESTERAMAQLVAEMNTDQYEAKL, via the exons ATGCCCGCTACAGCCACATCCAAGCAGAGAGCTCCGCTCGTCGAGGAGGGCATGACGCCCAAGAAAACCGCTTTGATCATTGTCACCGTGATCGGATGCATTGCCATCCTGTGGCCAAAGGTCTTCCATCCCATGATGTTCGGCGGCGTTCCGCCGACCCAGCCAAACTTGAAGGATCCGCGCGCAGCTCCAGGCG GATGTTGTGATGTCGTGCTGGACAGGGAGCAGTTCCTGAACGCCTCCAAGAAGGAAACTGTCGAGCCCTTCGGTCCGCATTTGTATCGCAAGCAAATCAATGTTTACACGGGCGAAATCA GTCTGCGCCAGGAGCGTCCAGCCCACCTGCATCCGGAATCCATATACCAGGCCATGAGGGAGCGGGGTCGCGCCATtcccgccacgcccaccgttCCGATTCTGGAGCGGAAGACTTCGCCCAGTAATCCGCCGCCGCGGATCGTCGACGGACGG CCCGGACCCATTCCTGGAATGCGTCCGCCCATGGGCGCCGGTGCACTGCATCAGCCACAACAGCGGGGCAGCAGCATGGGATTCCTAATGCCACTCTACACCATCGGAATCGTGGTCTTCTTCGGCTACACCCTAATGAAG ATTATGTTCAAGAAGCAAGTGCCCAATGAACCGTACGGAGCGGCACCAGCCAATCCTGCTTTCCGGCAGGAGGTCTTCGGACAACAGAACCACAGTCAGGTGGAGGACTTGGGCGGCAGCAAACTGG GCTGGCGAGAGCATCAGACAA GAGCTGCCGCCGCAAAGAAGCCGGCCGCCAAGGACACCGAAAAGGAGCTGTACAACGCCAGTGTGTCGGCCACCGAGGTGGCCACCAGTTTGTCCGCCTCGCTGAAGAGCCACCAGCAGCTGAAGGAGGCCGAGCAGCTGATGGAGATCGAGAAGCTGCGCCAGAAACTCGAGAGCACGGAGCGGGCGATGGCCCAGTTGGTGGCCGAAATGAACACCGATCAGTATGAGGCAAAG TTGTAA